In Gossypium arboreum isolate Shixiya-1 chromosome 5, ASM2569848v2, whole genome shotgun sequence, a single genomic region encodes these proteins:
- the LOC108453239 gene encoding peroxidase 42, translating to MRKIMGAKVLFFFALLSFSAVSAFAQDEEDQGLVMNFYKDSCPQAEDIIKEQVKLLYKRHKNTAFSWLRNIFHDCAVQSCDASLLLDSTRRSLSEKETDRSFGLRNFRYIETIKEAVERECPGVVSCADILVLSAREGIVSLGGPYIPLKTGRRDGRRSRADVVEEYLPDHNETISGVLDRFAAMGIDTPGVVALLGAHSVGRTHCVKLVHRLYPEVDPALNPDHVPHILHKCPDQIPDPKAVQYVRNDRGTPMVLDNNYYRNILDNKGLLIVDHQLAYDKRTRPYVKKMAKSQDYFFKEFSRAITLLSENNPLTGSKGEIRKQCNLANKLH from the exons ATGAGGAAAATCATGGGTGCCAAAGTTCTCTTCTTCTTTGCTTTGCTTTCCTTTTCAGCTGTCTCGGCATTTGCACAGGATGAGGAAGACCAAGGTCTTGTTATGAACTTCTACAAGGATTCTTGTCCTCAGGCTGAAGACATTATCAAGGAGCAAGTTAAGCTACTGTACAAGCGACACAAAAACACTGCTTTTTCTTGGCTGAGAAACATTTTCCATGACTGTGCTGTCCAG TCATGTGATGCTTCACTGCTGCTGGACTCCACAAGAAGGAGCTTGTCTGAGAAGGAGACAGACAGGAGCTTTGGCCTAAGGAATTTCAGGTACATTGAGACCATCAAAGAAGCTGTAGAAAGGGAATGTCCTGGAGTTGTTTCTTGTGCTGATATCCTTGTTCTGTCTGCTAGGGAAGGCATCGTTTCG TTGGGAGGCCCTTACATTCCTCTCAAAACTGGAAGAAGAGACGGTAGAAGGAGCAGAGCAGATGTTGTGGAGGAGTATCTTCCGGACCACAATGAGACCATCTCTGGCGTTCTTGACAGGTTTGCCGCCATGGGTATTGACACCCCTGGAGTCGTTGCTCTCCTAG GAGCTCACAGTGTCGGCAGAACTCACTGTGTGAAGCTGGTGCATCGTTTGTACCCAGAGGTTGACCCTGCCCTCAACCCCGACCATGTTCCACACATACTCCATAAATGCCCTGATCAAATCCCAGACCCCAAGGCCGTCCAGTATGTGAGAAACGACCGTGGGACACCCATGGTTTTGGATAACAACTACTACAGGAACATACTGGACAACAAGGGTTTGTTGATTGTGGATCACCAACTGGCGTACGACAAAAGGACCAGACCTTATGTGAAGAAAATGGCCAAGAGCCAAGACTATTTCTTCAAGGAGTTCTCAAGGGCCATTACTCTCCTCTCTGAGAACAATCCTCTCACTGGTAGCAAGGGTGAGATCAGGAAGCAATGCAATCTTGCAAACAAGCTTCACTAA